From the genome of Campylobacter concisus, one region includes:
- the rfaE1 gene encoding D-glycero-beta-D-manno-heptose-7-phosphate kinase has product MAKRVKILVVGDLMLDHYIWGSCDRISPEAPVQVVKINNETYTLGGAGNVVRNLLSLGANVSVASVLGDDEAGKKIKERLAELNVKDELILTEKGRESSIKSRIMASHQQVVRIDKESVVKINLENELVLKVKENLANFKAVLLSDYGKGVLSEKVCQEIINECVRLNIPVLIDPKGSDYSKYKNATLLTPNKKEASEATNLKIKDKAELEKAIKQLKDDLNLTYSLITISEEGIALYDDRLHIFAAKAKEVFDVTGAGDTVLATLGYMLANGADIKEAIKIANLAAAVVVAKIGSATASFSEIEQLLNSSFGANFEHKLKSLDELEEILSQKGKKKVVFTNGCFDILHAGHVKYLARARELGDLLVVGLNSDASVKRLKGEARPINSQDDRACVLSGLGFVDYVVIFDEDTPLNLITKIKPDVLVKGADYKGKEVIGSDIVKEVRLIDFVEGKSTTGIIKRIKDAKNNDKK; this is encoded by the coding sequence ATGGCTAAGAGAGTTAAAATTTTAGTCGTCGGCGATCTCATGCTGGACCACTATATCTGGGGCAGCTGCGACCGCATCTCTCCTGAAGCGCCAGTGCAGGTTGTAAAGATAAATAACGAAACCTACACGCTTGGTGGCGCTGGCAATGTGGTGAGAAATTTGCTTTCCCTTGGTGCAAACGTGAGCGTGGCTAGCGTCTTAGGAGATGATGAGGCTGGCAAAAAGATAAAAGAGAGGCTCGCTGAGCTAAACGTAAAAGATGAGCTCATACTCACCGAAAAAGGACGCGAAAGCTCGATAAAAAGCCGTATTATGGCATCGCACCAGCAAGTTGTCAGGATCGATAAAGAGAGCGTTGTTAAGATAAATTTAGAAAATGAGCTCGTCTTAAAAGTAAAAGAAAATCTTGCAAATTTTAAGGCTGTCTTACTAAGCGACTACGGCAAAGGCGTGCTTAGTGAGAAGGTCTGCCAAGAGATCATAAACGAGTGCGTGAGGCTAAATATCCCAGTACTTATCGACCCAAAAGGCAGCGACTACTCAAAATATAAAAACGCAACCCTTCTAACTCCAAATAAAAAAGAGGCGAGCGAGGCTACAAATTTAAAGATAAAAGACAAGGCCGAGCTTGAAAAGGCAATAAAACAGCTAAAAGACGATCTAAATTTGACCTATTCGCTCATCACGATCTCGGAAGAGGGCATTGCGCTATATGATGACAGGTTGCACATTTTTGCTGCTAAAGCAAAAGAGGTCTTTGATGTCACTGGTGCCGGAGATACGGTGCTTGCCACACTTGGCTATATGCTGGCAAATGGGGCTGACATAAAAGAGGCGATCAAGATAGCAAACCTCGCAGCAGCCGTTGTCGTGGCTAAGATAGGTAGCGCAACGGCTAGCTTTAGCGAGATCGAGCAGTTACTAAATAGCTCATTTGGGGCAAATTTCGAGCACAAGCTAAAGAGCCTTGATGAGCTAGAGGAAATTTTGAGCCAAAAGGGCAAGAAAAAGGTCGTTTTCACAAATGGCTGCTTTGATATCCTGCACGCTGGACATGTAAAATACCTAGCGCGCGCAAGAGAGCTTGGCGATCTTTTGGTTGTTGGGCTAAACTCGGACGCTTCAGTTAAGAGGCTAAAAGGAGAGGCGAGGCCTATAAATTCGCAAGATGATAGAGCCTGCGTGCTAAGCGGGCTTGGATTTGTTGATTATGTCGTGATTTTTGATGAGGATACGCCTTTAAATTTGATAACAAAGATAAAGCCTGACGTGCTTGTAAAAGGGGCTGACTATAAAGGCAAAGAGGTCATTGGCAGCGATATCGTAAAAGAGGTCAGACTGATTGACTTTGTCGAGGGCAAAAGCACAACAGGGATAATAAAAAGGATAAAAGATGCTAAAAACAATGATAAAAAATGA
- the gmhA gene encoding D-sedoheptulose 7-phosphate isomerase, giving the protein MLKTMIKNELEAHQKTFSEHVNLLGSLERACQMVADTLKNGKKVLICGNGGSAADAQHFAAELTGRYKSERQPLPGIALTTDTSALTAIGNDYGFDYVFSRQFEALAQPGDLLVAISTSGNSKNVLEAIKSAKKMGASVLGLSGKGGGAMNEGCNLNLVVSSSDTARIQESHIFFIHTICQAIDEAFRG; this is encoded by the coding sequence ATGCTAAAAACAATGATAAAAAATGAGCTCGAGGCTCACCAAAAGACCTTTAGTGAGCATGTAAATTTGCTAGGTAGCCTAGAGCGCGCTTGCCAGATGGTAGCTGATACGCTAAAAAATGGCAAAAAGGTGCTAATATGCGGCAACGGCGGCTCTGCGGCGGATGCTCAGCACTTTGCAGCTGAGCTAACTGGCAGATATAAAAGTGAGCGCCAACCACTTCCTGGCATCGCGCTAACCACTGATACTTCGGCACTTACAGCCATTGGCAACGACTACGGCTTTGACTATGTTTTTTCACGCCAGTTTGAGGCTTTGGCTCAGCCAGGCGACTTGCTCGTGGCGATCTCAACAAGTGGCAACAGCAAAAATGTCCTTGAAGCTATAAAAAGTGCCAAGAAAATGGGCGCATCAGTGCTTGGACTTAGCGGCAAAGGCGGTGGTGCGATGAATGAAGGTTGCAATCTAAATTTAGTCGTTAGCTCAAGCGATACAGCAAGAATTCAAGAGTCGCACATCTTTTTTATCCACACGATCTGCCAAGCTATAGATGAGGCTTTTAGGGGCTAA
- a CDS encoding SseB family protein, whose amino-acid sequence MQEAMDKFLSDPNQQNEINLIAALKKATFFAPVLLNQALAKPDGGVVYEEEGSNIKFILLEDEGEKLSYFPAFTSKEAMKLWRNDSEQESIEIGLKEYLAMLKESSYAGVVVDAFSYDFILKKEQIARILD is encoded by the coding sequence ATGCAAGAAGCGATGGATAAATTTTTAAGTGATCCTAACCAGCAAAACGAGATAAATTTGATAGCAGCTTTAAAAAAAGCTACCTTTTTCGCTCCAGTGCTTTTGAATCAAGCGCTTGCAAAGCCTGATGGTGGCGTTGTTTATGAAGAAGAAGGCTCAAATATCAAATTTATCCTGCTTGAAGATGAGGGCGAGAAGCTTAGCTATTTTCCAGCATTTACAAGCAAAGAAGCGATGAAGCTTTGGCGAAACGATAGTGAGCAAGAGAGCATTGAGATAGGTCTAAAAGAGTATCTTGCGATGCTAAAAGAGAGCAGCTACGCTGGAGTCGTTGTAGATGCATTTAGCTATGATTTTATTCTTAAAAAAGAGCAGATAGCAAGAATTTTAGACTAA
- the gyrA gene encoding DNA gyrase subunit A, translating into MKDNLLELTQDIASVDIEESIKTSYLDYSMSVIVGRALPDARDGLKPVHRRILYAMDNLGVGSRSAYMKSARIVGEVIGKYHPHGDTAVYDALVRMAQKFSMRYPVVDGQGNFGSIDGDSAAAMRYTEARMTMLTEELLKDIDKDTVDFVPNYDDREVEPDVLPSRVPNLLLNGSSGIAVGMATNIPPHSLDELIDGLLLLLENKEATLEEVMEFIKGPDFPTGGIIFGKKGIIEAYRTGRGRVKLRAKTHIEKKPNKDVIVIDELPYQTNKARLIEQIAELVKDKQIDGISEVRDESDKDGIRVVIELKRDAMSDIVLNNLFKSTTMESTFGVIMLAINNKEPKVFNLIELLKLFLNHRKTVIIRRTIFELEKARARAHILEGLKIALDNIDEVIELIRNSADTAVAREGLMSKFNLSELQANAILDMRLSKLTGLEREKLEAELAELMAEIARLDEILKSETLLENLIKEELLEIKNKFKVPRVTEIVDDYDDIDIEDLIPNENMVVTITHRGYIKRVPSKQYEKQKRGGKGKVAVTTYDDDFIESFFTSNTHDTLMFVTDRGQLYWLKVYKIPEGSRTAKGKAVVNLIQLQPDEKIKAIIPTTDFDESKSLAFFTKNGIVKRTNLSEFKNIRSVGVRAISLDENDELVTALIAQTYDDMPVTDPENELSVETEVLEVEELQNEIDEDSVNAEEDANSGDETMLFVVTKKGMCLKFKISKVRQMGRTARGVTGIKFKEPGDEVVGAAVIESNDQEILSISQKGIGKRTTADEYRLTNRGGKGVICMKLTSRTGDLVGVVMVDEEQDLMTLTSSGKMIRVDMQSIRKAGRNTSGVIVVNVDGDDVVSIARCPKADDGEDEDEAPSEDMGLLE; encoded by the coding sequence ATGAAAGACAATCTACTTGAATTAACCCAAGATATCGCATCTGTTGATATCGAAGAGTCTATAAAAACTAGCTATCTTGACTACTCCATGAGCGTCATCGTCGGACGTGCTTTGCCTGATGCTAGAGACGGATTAAAGCCAGTTCACAGAAGAATTTTATACGCTATGGATAACCTCGGCGTTGGCAGCAGAAGTGCCTATATGAAGTCAGCTCGTATCGTCGGTGAAGTCATCGGTAAGTACCACCCACACGGCGACACAGCGGTTTATGACGCACTTGTTCGTATGGCTCAGAAATTTTCTATGCGTTATCCAGTCGTTGATGGACAAGGAAACTTTGGCTCGATTGATGGCGACAGTGCGGCTGCGATGCGTTATACCGAAGCTAGAATGACCATGCTTACTGAAGAGCTTTTAAAAGATATTGACAAAGACACGGTTGATTTTGTACCAAACTATGACGATAGAGAGGTCGAGCCAGATGTACTTCCAAGCCGTGTGCCAAATTTATTATTAAACGGATCAAGCGGTATCGCGGTTGGTATGGCGACAAATATCCCACCACACAGCCTTGATGAGCTAATAGACGGTCTTTTGCTACTTCTTGAAAACAAAGAGGCGACACTTGAAGAGGTGATGGAATTTATAAAAGGTCCAGACTTCCCAACTGGCGGTATCATCTTTGGTAAAAAAGGCATCATAGAAGCCTACCGCACAGGTCGTGGCAGGGTCAAACTAAGAGCCAAAACTCATATAGAAAAAAAGCCAAACAAAGACGTCATCGTTATCGACGAGCTACCATATCAAACAAACAAAGCAAGGCTTATCGAGCAGATCGCTGAGCTTGTAAAAGATAAGCAGATAGATGGCATCAGCGAGGTTAGAGATGAGTCTGACAAAGACGGCATCCGCGTAGTCATCGAGCTAAAACGCGACGCTATGAGCGATATCGTGCTAAACAACCTATTTAAATCAACTACAATGGAAAGCACTTTTGGTGTTATTATGCTTGCTATTAATAACAAAGAGCCAAAAGTATTTAACCTTATCGAACTACTTAAGCTATTTCTAAATCACAGAAAAACGGTCATCATTAGAAGAACGATATTTGAGCTTGAAAAAGCGCGCGCAAGAGCCCATATTTTAGAGGGTCTAAAGATCGCACTTGATAATATCGACGAGGTGATAGAGCTTATTAGAAATAGTGCTGATACAGCGGTTGCTAGAGAAGGCTTGATGAGTAAATTTAACCTCTCAGAGCTTCAAGCAAACGCTATCCTTGATATGCGTCTAAGCAAGCTTACAGGCCTAGAGAGAGAAAAACTAGAGGCTGAGCTAGCCGAGCTTATGGCTGAGATCGCAAGACTTGATGAAATTTTAAAGAGTGAGACATTGCTTGAAAATTTGATCAAAGAAGAGCTTCTTGAGATCAAAAATAAATTTAAAGTACCAAGAGTGACCGAGATTGTTGATGACTACGATGACATCGATATCGAAGATCTCATACCAAATGAAAATATGGTCGTAACCATAACTCATCGCGGCTACATCAAGCGTGTGCCAAGCAAGCAGTACGAGAAGCAAAAACGCGGTGGCAAGGGCAAAGTAGCGGTCACTACATACGATGATGATTTTATAGAGAGTTTCTTTACTTCAAATACCCACGATACGCTTATGTTTGTGACTGACCGCGGACAGCTATACTGGCTAAAAGTCTATAAGATCCCAGAGGGAAGCCGCACAGCAAAGGGCAAAGCGGTTGTAAATTTGATCCAGTTGCAGCCTGATGAGAAGATCAAAGCGATCATCCCAACGACTGACTTTGACGAGAGTAAATCTCTAGCATTCTTTACTAAAAACGGCATCGTAAAACGCACAAATTTAAGCGAATTTAAAAACATTCGCTCAGTTGGCGTAAGAGCGATAAGCCTTGATGAGAACGACGAGCTAGTAACTGCGCTCATCGCTCAAACATACGATGATATGCCAGTCACTGACCCAGAAAATGAGCTAAGCGTAGAGACAGAGGTGCTTGAAGTTGAAGAGCTTCAAAACGAGATCGATGAAGATAGTGTAAATGCCGAAGAGGACGCAAACTCAGGCGATGAGACAATGCTATTTGTCGTTACTAAAAAGGGCATGTGCCTTAAATTTAAGATCAGCAAGGTTCGCCAAATGGGAAGAACTGCACGCGGCGTAACTGGCATTAAATTTAAAGAGCCAGGCGACGAGGTTGTAGGCGCAGCAGTCATCGAAAGTAACGATCAAGAAATTTTAAGCATATCTCAAAAAGGTATCGGCAAGCGCACAACTGCTGATGAGTACCGCTTGACAAATCGCGGCGGCAAAGGTGTCATCTGCATGAAGCTAACAAGCAGAACAGGCGATCTAGTGGGCGTTGTGATGGTTGATGAAGAGCAAGACCTGATGACTCTAACATCAAGCGGCAAGATGATAAGAGTTGATATGCAAAGCATCCGCAAAGCAGGACGTAACACAAGCGGCGTGATTGTCGTAAATGTAGATGGCGATGATGTCGTAAGTATCGCAAGATGCCCTAAGGCAGATGATGGCGAAGATGAGGATGAAGCACCAAGCGAAGATATGGGGCTTTTGGAATAA
- a CDS encoding LPP20 family lipoprotein — MKVKILSFALMVALFGGCSFNGFMGEPTSTSNRNVVIQKVDKDDLREVMKKEKMIYDSAPRETTFRATGEGIAPLNSLSYAQSVTLAKRAAMADAYSQLAGKLYGVKINAEDTVRDAMLNDSSITSKVQGLVKNARIVNENFKDGLYKVNMELKIDEDKWREVFSY; from the coding sequence ATGAAGGTTAAAATTTTATCTTTTGCTTTGATGGTAGCTTTATTTGGCGGCTGCTCATTTAACGGCTTTATGGGCGAGCCAACTAGCACATCAAACCGCAATGTAGTCATCCAAAAGGTCGATAAAGACGATCTTAGAGAGGTGATGAAAAAAGAGAAGATGATATATGATAGTGCTCCAAGAGAGACCACTTTTAGAGCCACAGGTGAGGGCATAGCTCCGCTAAATTCGCTCTCATACGCTCAGTCAGTCACTCTTGCAAAAAGAGCGGCGATGGCTGATGCTTATTCGCAGCTTGCTGGCAAGCTTTATGGCGTAAAGATCAACGCTGAAGACACCGTAAGAGACGCGATGCTAAATGATTCATCTATCACTTCAAAGGTTCAAGGTCTTGTCAAAAACGCAAGGATCGTGAATGAAAATTTCAAAGATGGGCTTTATAAGGTAAATATGGAGCTTAAGATAGACGAAGATAAGTGGCGAGAAGTCTTTTCTTACTAA
- a CDS encoding sigma-54-dependent transcriptional regulator — MNIVIVEDDINMRKSLEIALGEYEELNIKSYKSAVEALKKLSDDTDLIITDINMPKMDGLEFIKELNGKFDVIIMTGNATLNKAIESVRLGVKDFLTKPFDVSTLYEAIKRVEALKQKTPKSIKKVETKSENNGFLATSKALEAMLNIALKAARTDASIMLIGESGVGKEVFAKFIHANSPRKDAAFIALNMAAIPENLIESELFGFEKGAFTDAATTKKGQFELANGGTLFLDEIGEMPINLQPKLLRALQEREITRLGATKSEKIDVRIICATNANLELAMKEGRFREDLFYRLNTIPLFIPPLRERKDEILPIAQDALEKCCKEYGFEAKNFSKAAKEELLSYDYPGNIRELISVVQRAAILSEGDEILPNDLFLQARSKK, encoded by the coding sequence ATGAATATCGTCATAGTAGAAGATGACATCAATATGCGAAAGTCGCTTGAGATCGCACTTGGCGAGTATGAAGAGCTAAACATCAAGAGTTACAAGAGCGCAGTTGAAGCTCTAAAAAAGCTAAGCGACGACACTGATCTAATCATCACCGACATAAACATGCCAAAGATGGACGGACTTGAGTTCATTAAAGAGTTAAACGGTAAATTTGACGTCATCATAATGACTGGTAACGCGACACTTAACAAGGCGATTGAGAGCGTTAGGCTTGGCGTGAAGGACTTTTTAACAAAGCCATTTGACGTCTCAACGCTATATGAAGCGATAAAAAGGGTAGAGGCGCTAAAACAAAAAACCCCAAAAAGCATAAAAAAAGTTGAAACTAAAAGCGAAAATAACGGCTTTTTAGCCACTTCAAAAGCACTTGAAGCGATGCTAAATATCGCGCTAAAAGCTGCAAGAACAGACGCTTCAATAATGCTTATTGGAGAAAGCGGCGTTGGCAAAGAGGTCTTTGCTAAATTTATCCACGCAAACTCACCAAGAAAAGATGCGGCATTTATCGCTCTAAATATGGCTGCGATACCTGAAAATTTGATAGAAAGTGAGCTTTTTGGCTTTGAAAAAGGCGCCTTTACAGACGCAGCCACTACCAAAAAAGGGCAGTTTGAGCTGGCAAATGGCGGAACGCTATTTTTAGATGAGATCGGCGAGATGCCTATAAATTTACAGCCAAAATTGCTTCGTGCCTTACAAGAGCGCGAGATAACAAGGCTTGGCGCTACAAAGAGTGAAAAGATAGACGTTCGCATCATCTGCGCTACAAATGCAAATTTAGAGCTTGCTATGAAAGAGGGTAGGTTTAGAGAGGACCTTTTCTACCGCCTAAACACGATCCCGCTTTTCATCCCACCACTTCGCGAGCGAAAGGATGAAATTTTACCTATCGCGCAGGATGCTTTGGAAAAATGTTGCAAAGAGTATGGCTTTGAGGCTAAAAATTTCTCAAAAGCGGCAAAAGAGGAGCTTTTGAGCTATGACTATCCAGGCAACATAAGAGAGCTCATTTCAGTCGTGCAGCGTGCAGCGATACTAAGCGAGGGTGATGAAATTTTGCCAAATGATCTATTTTTACAAGCCAGAAGCAAAAAATAG
- a CDS encoding aspartate-semialdehyde dehydrogenase, translating to MRKFNVAVVGATGAVGEELFRVMEEVEFPVGELLPLASAKSAGSEIEFNGKYYKVKELTEKVFSEHEIDIAFFSAGGSVSEKFAKFAADSGAVVIDNTSHFRMDKDIPLVVPECNPSDIAMWKNRGIIANPNCSTIQMVQILKPLNDAFSINRVDVSTYQAASGAGKEGMEELVIQMQKFFEFKLDECEPKVFAHRLALNVIPHIDVFLDNDYTKEEMKMVNETQKILHKDIEVSATCVRVPVLRSHSEAITIHFDKDVSADAAREILSKAPSVVVVDNPANKEYPMPIISSDTNETYVGRIRVDNYRPSVLHLWCSADQIRVGAATNAVRIAQKWIAMQE from the coding sequence ATGAGAAAATTTAACGTAGCAGTCGTTGGCGCTACTGGAGCGGTCGGCGAAGAGCTTTTTAGAGTGATGGAGGAGGTTGAGTTTCCAGTTGGAGAGCTTTTGCCGCTTGCTAGCGCAAAAAGCGCTGGCAGTGAGATCGAATTTAATGGCAAATATTACAAGGTAAAAGAGCTAACCGAAAAGGTTTTTAGCGAGCACGAGATCGATATCGCATTTTTTAGTGCTGGTGGCTCAGTCTCAGAGAAATTTGCCAAATTTGCAGCTGATAGTGGCGCAGTAGTTATCGATAACACCAGCCATTTTAGGATGGATAAAGACATCCCCCTTGTTGTGCCAGAGTGTAATCCAAGTGATATAGCTATGTGGAAAAATCGCGGTATCATCGCAAATCCAAACTGCTCAACCATCCAAATGGTGCAAATTTTAAAACCACTAAACGACGCTTTTAGTATCAACAGAGTTGATGTCTCTACTTACCAAGCAGCAAGCGGTGCTGGCAAAGAGGGCATGGAAGAGCTTGTCATTCAGATGCAAAAGTTTTTTGAATTTAAGCTTGATGAGTGCGAGCCAAAGGTATTTGCGCACCGCCTAGCACTAAATGTGATCCCTCACATCGACGTCTTTTTGGACAATGACTACACAAAAGAAGAGATGAAAATGGTCAATGAGACGCAAAAAATTCTTCACAAAGATATAGAAGTTAGCGCTACCTGTGTGCGCGTACCAGTACTTAGAAGTCACTCAGAGGCTATCACTATCCACTTTGATAAGGATGTAAGTGCGGATGCAGCAAGAGAAATTTTAAGCAAAGCTCCAAGCGTCGTTGTAGTCGATAATCCAGCAAATAAAGAGTATCCGATGCCTATCATTTCAAGCGATACAAATGAGACTTATGTCGGTAGGATCAGAGTCGATAATTACAGACCTAGTGTGCTTCACCTTTGGTGCAGTGCCGATCAGATCCGCGTAGGGGCTGCTACAAATGCTGTCAGGATCGCACAAAAGTGGATCGCGATGCAAGAGTAA
- a CDS encoding YqhA family protein, translating into MRKIFEKILLASNSFTLFPVIFGLLGAIVLFIIASYDVGKVLLEVYKYFFAADFHVENFHSEVVGEIVGAIDLYLMALVLYIFSFGIYELFISEITQLKQSKQSKVLEVHSLDELKDKLGKVIVMVLIVNFFQRVLHANFTTPLEMAYLAASILALCLGLYFLHKGDH; encoded by the coding sequence TTGCGTAAGATATTTGAAAAAATTTTGCTTGCAAGCAACAGCTTTACACTTTTTCCAGTAATTTTTGGACTTTTAGGTGCGATCGTACTTTTTATCATCGCAAGTTACGACGTCGGCAAAGTACTTTTAGAGGTTTATAAATATTTTTTTGCCGCAGATTTTCACGTTGAAAATTTTCACTCAGAAGTCGTTGGCGAGATCGTTGGAGCGATCGATCTATACTTGATGGCGCTTGTTCTTTATATATTTAGCTTCGGAATTTACGAGCTTTTCATCTCAGAGATCACACAGCTAAAGCAGTCAAAGCAGAGCAAAGTCTTAGAGGTTCACTCTCTTGATGAGCTAAAAGATAAGCTTGGCAAAGTGATCGTCATGGTCTTAATCGTAAATTTCTTCCAAAGGGTGCTTCACGCAAACTTTACAACACCGCTTGAGATGGCCTATCTTGCGGCTTCTATCCTAGCACTTTGCCTTGGACTTTACTTCCTTCACAAGGGAGATCACTAA
- the hemE gene encoding uroporphyrinogen decarboxylase: protein MIFIDACLKKPTPYTPVWMMRQAGRYLPEYMRVRAQAGDFLFLCKDYKKASEVTLQPVEILGVDAAILFSDILVVPLEMGMDLRFEKGEGPVFTDPLRDKAALDALSIEKSTKNLAYVYDTIKLTRENLAKDKALIGFCGAPWTIATYMIEGGGSKTYAICKKMLYQNPEFLHQILEKVTQALILYVKEQIRAGVNAVQIFDSWAAALEEQAYFEFGFNYINKIVDSVKAEFPEIPVIVFPKGISGYLDKISGKFDVFGVDWSTPIELAKEKLSSRYVLQGNMEPTRLYSKKAIDEGVDKILSTMKDVPHIFNLGHGILPDVPVENAKYFIKQVQTKSAR, encoded by the coding sequence ATGATTTTCATAGACGCTTGCCTTAAAAAACCTACCCCTTATACGCCTGTTTGGATGATGCGCCAAGCCGGTAGATATCTACCAGAGTATATGCGAGTACGCGCGCAAGCAGGGGATTTTTTATTTCTTTGCAAGGACTACAAAAAGGCTAGCGAAGTCACGCTTCAACCAGTTGAAATTCTAGGCGTTGATGCGGCGATTTTATTTAGCGACATTCTCGTTGTGCCTCTTGAAATGGGTATGGATCTACGTTTTGAAAAGGGTGAAGGGCCAGTTTTTACAGATCCTTTGCGTGATAAAGCCGCACTTGACGCACTAAGTATCGAAAAATCGACTAAAAATTTAGCATACGTCTATGACACGATCAAGCTTACAAGAGAAAATTTAGCCAAAGATAAGGCGCTCATTGGCTTTTGCGGCGCACCTTGGACGATAGCTACATATATGATCGAGGGTGGTGGCAGTAAAACTTATGCGATCTGCAAAAAAATGCTCTATCAAAATCCAGAATTTTTACATCAAATTTTAGAAAAAGTGACGCAAGCACTCATCCTTTACGTCAAAGAGCAGATAAGAGCAGGCGTAAATGCGGTGCAAATTTTTGACAGCTGGGCGGCTGCGCTTGAAGAGCAGGCTTATTTTGAGTTTGGATTTAACTACATTAATAAAATAGTTGATAGCGTTAAGGCTGAATTTCCAGAAATTCCAGTCATCGTTTTTCCAAAAGGAATAAGTGGCTATCTGGATAAAATTTCAGGAAAATTTGACGTTTTTGGCGTTGATTGGAGCACGCCGATCGAGCTAGCAAAAGAAAAACTTAGCTCAAGATATGTCCTTCAAGGCAATATGGAGCCAACAAGGCTTTATAGCAAAAAGGCGATAGATGAAGGCGTGGATAAAATTTTAAGCACTATGAAAGACGTGCCTCATATTTTCAATCTTGGTCATGGAATTTTGCCTGATGTGCCAGTTGAGAATGCAAAATATTTTATAAAACAGGTACAGACAAAAAGTGCAAGGTAA
- a CDS encoding radical SAM protein, producing the protein MSLGIDLSPNQKSCNFDCVYCELSGAKTVNAIENPPSVDEIISDLKEALKAYQNIDVITLTANGEPTLYPHLKELIVKVNELKGSAKTLILSNGSGVCDPKICEALHGLDIVKFSLDSAVQSTFKKIDRNKSGIEVSELIKAMAKFRKEFTGKLVLEILVVTGFNDKEEEFIALNAAINEIAPHRVDIGTIDRPPAYNVKGVDAKKLEELAKQISGVPVNIAKAHKIEQKYNFSEEEILEMLRRRPQTIANVEENFSEHSRQILNKLLQQDVVYLADVAGVKFYKLRA; encoded by the coding sequence ATGAGCCTTGGCATCGATCTAAGCCCTAATCAAAAATCATGTAATTTTGACTGTGTTTATTGCGAGCTAAGTGGCGCAAAAACAGTCAATGCGATAGAAAATCCGCCAAGTGTTGACGAGATCATAAGCGATCTAAAAGAAGCTTTAAAAGCTTATCAAAATATCGACGTCATCACGCTTACAGCAAATGGCGAACCAACTCTTTACCCACACTTAAAAGAGCTGATAGTAAAAGTAAATGAGCTAAAAGGTAGCGCAAAAACACTTATTTTGAGTAATGGCTCAGGCGTGTGTGATCCAAAAATTTGTGAAGCGCTACATGGGCTTGATATAGTGAAATTTAGCCTGGATAGTGCAGTACAAAGTACTTTTAAAAAGATAGACCGCAACAAAAGCGGCATAGAAGTTAGCGAGCTCATAAAAGCGATGGCTAAATTTCGTAAGGAATTTACTGGCAAGCTTGTGCTTGAAATTTTGGTTGTGACTGGATTTAACGACAAAGAAGAGGAATTTATAGCTCTAAATGCAGCGATAAATGAGATAGCTCCGCACCGAGTGGATATTGGCACGATAGATCGCCCACCAGCTTATAATGTAAAGGGTGTAGACGCCAAAAAACTAGAGGAGCTAGCCAAGCAGATAAGTGGCGTACCGGTTAATATAGCTAAAGCTCACAAAATAGAGCAAAAGTATAACTTTAGTGAGGAAGAAATTTTAGAAATGCTAAGGCGTCGTCCGCAAACTATCGCAAATGTTGAAGAAAATTTCTCAGAACACTCAAGGCAAATTCTAAACAAGCTCTTGCAACAAGATGTGGTTTATCTAGCCGATGTTGCTGGAGTAAAATTTTACAAACTAAGAGCATAA